A single Bremerella cremea DNA region contains:
- the hpf gene encoding ribosome hibernation-promoting factor, HPF/YfiA family, giving the protein MQVNISTRHGHLSPASQETITEKVSKLTRLFERITGVEVTIDLEHTDKPEVELRVSAERTEDFVATDKSESLLAALDSTIHKMEQQLRKHKEKLKAHRNKGAVAPDAETNFES; this is encoded by the coding sequence GTGCAAGTCAACATCTCAACGCGTCATGGTCATTTGAGTCCCGCTTCGCAGGAAACGATCACCGAGAAAGTCTCGAAGCTGACTCGTTTGTTCGAGCGAATCACGGGTGTCGAAGTCACGATTGACCTAGAACACACCGACAAGCCCGAAGTCGAATTGCGCGTCTCGGCTGAACGCACGGAAGATTTCGTCGCGACCGACAAATCGGAAAGCCTTTTGGCAGCCCTCGATAGCACGATCCACAAGATGGAACAGCAATTGCGCAAGCACAAAGAAAAGCTGAAGGCGCACCGCAACAAGGGAGCAGTTGCTCCGGATGCGGAAACGAACTTCGAAAGTTAA